A window of Polaromonas hydrogenivorans contains these coding sequences:
- the kdpB gene encoding potassium-transporting ATPase subunit KdpB, which translates to MTTKKKPFVLFDAALLKPAIAASFAKLSPRVQWRNPVMFVVYIGSILTTLLGLQALQAPGEAPAGFIFAVALWLWFTVLFANFAEALAEGRSKAQAASLRSLKKSTWAKKLKEPVHGATWLPEEAENLRKGDVVLIEAGDMVPLDGEVIEGVASVDESAITGESAPVVRESGGDFSSVTGGTRVLSDWLVVRISVNPGESFLDRMISMVEGAKRAKTPNEIALTILLVALTIVFLIVTVTLLPFSIFSVAASGSGSVVSITALIALLVCLIPTTIGGLLSAVGVAGMSRMMQANVIATSGRAVEAAGDVDVLLLDKTGTITHGNRQASSFLPAPGVTEVQLAVCAMQASMADETPEGRSIVTLAQRAGAAEPLVGSMAEVPFTAQTRMSGMDVGKPDGGTRQLRKGAVDAIRRHVEALGGSVPAEVTRASDEVSRRGSTPLAVSDGAQVLGVVELKDIVKAGIKERFGELRRMGIKTVMITGDNRLTAAAIAAEAGVDDFLAEATPEDKLRLIRQYQAEGRLVAMTGDGTNDAPALAQADVAVAMNSGTQAAKEAGNMVDLDSNPTKLLEIVETGKALLMTRGSLTTFSIANDVAKYFAIIPAIFVTTYPQLAALNVMRLGSPSSAILSAVIFNALIIMFLIPLALKGVKYRAVGAAALLRRNLLIYGLGGLVVPFIGIKAIDLLLVALHLA; encoded by the coding sequence GCCGGCTTCATCTTTGCCGTGGCCCTGTGGCTGTGGTTCACCGTGCTGTTCGCCAACTTCGCCGAAGCGCTGGCCGAAGGCCGCAGCAAGGCGCAGGCCGCGTCGCTGCGCAGCCTCAAAAAGAGCACCTGGGCCAAGAAGCTGAAGGAGCCTGTACACGGCGCGACCTGGCTGCCGGAAGAGGCTGAAAACCTGCGCAAGGGCGATGTGGTGTTGATCGAGGCCGGCGACATGGTGCCGCTCGACGGCGAGGTCATCGAAGGCGTGGCCTCGGTCGATGAAAGCGCCATCACCGGCGAATCGGCCCCCGTGGTGCGCGAGTCGGGCGGCGACTTCTCATCGGTCACCGGCGGCACGCGGGTCTTGTCCGACTGGCTGGTGGTGCGCATCTCGGTCAATCCGGGCGAGTCCTTCCTGGACCGCATGATCAGCATGGTCGAAGGCGCCAAGCGCGCCAAGACGCCGAATGAAATCGCGCTGACGATTCTGCTGGTGGCGCTGACCATCGTGTTTTTGATCGTCACGGTGACCCTGCTGCCGTTTTCAATCTTCAGCGTGGCGGCGTCCGGTTCGGGCTCGGTGGTCAGCATCACCGCCCTGATTGCGCTGCTGGTCTGCCTGATTCCGACCACCATAGGCGGACTGCTGTCGGCGGTCGGCGTGGCGGGCATGAGCCGCATGATGCAGGCCAATGTGATCGCCACCTCCGGCCGGGCGGTCGAAGCCGCCGGCGACGTGGATGTGCTGCTGTTAGATAAGACCGGCACCATCACCCACGGCAACCGCCAGGCGTCGAGCTTCTTGCCGGCGCCCGGCGTGACGGAAGTCCAGCTCGCCGTCTGCGCCATGCAGGCGTCGATGGCCGACGAAACGCCCGAGGGCCGCAGCATTGTCACGCTGGCCCAGCGCGCGGGCGCCGCCGAGCCGCTGGTAGGTAGCATGGCCGAGGTTCCGTTCACGGCGCAGACCCGCATGAGCGGCATGGACGTGGGAAAACCCGACGGCGGCACGCGCCAGTTGCGCAAGGGCGCGGTCGATGCCATCCGCAGGCACGTCGAGGCGCTGGGCGGCAGCGTGCCGGCAGAAGTCACGCGCGCCTCCGATGAAGTCTCGCGCCGGGGCAGCACGCCGCTGGCCGTCAGCGATGGCGCGCAGGTTCTTGGCGTGGTGGAACTCAAGGACATCGTCAAGGCCGGCATCAAGGAGCGCTTTGGGGAGCTGCGCCGCATGGGCATCAAGACCGTGATGATCACCGGCGACAACCGGCTCACGGCGGCGGCCATCGCGGCCGAAGCCGGCGTCGATGACTTCCTGGCCGAGGCCACGCCCGAGGACAAGCTCAGGCTGATCCGCCAGTACCAGGCCGAGGGCCGGCTGGTGGCCATGACCGGCGATGGCACCAACGACGCCCCGGCGCTGGCGCAGGCCGACGTGGCGGTCGCCATGAACAGCGGCACGCAGGCCGCCAAGGAAGCCGGCAACATGGTCGATCTGGACTCGAACCCGACCAAGCTGCTGGAGATTGTCGAGACCGGAAAAGCCCTGCTGATGACGCGCGGCTCGCTGACGACGTTTTCGATTGCCAACGACGTGGCCAAGTACTTCGCCATCATTCCGGCGATTTTCGTCACCACTTATCCGCAACTGGCCGCGCTCAACGTGATGCGTCTCGGCAGCCCGTCGTCGGCGATCTTGTCGGCGGTGATCTTCAATGCGCTGATCATCATGTTCCTGATCCCGCTGGCGCTCAAGGGCGTGAAGTACCGCGCCGTGGGCGCCGCCGCCTTGCTGCGGCGCAATCTGCTGATCTACGGCCTGGGCGGGCTGGTCGTGCCCTTCATCGGCATCAAGGCGATTGACCTGCTGCTGGTCGCTTTGCATCTGGCCTGA
- the kdpC gene encoding potassium-transporting ATPase subunit KdpC produces MKNILRPALVLFFILTLLTGVAYPLAVTGAAQLLFPDQAAGSLVLRDGKPVGSSLIGQNFADPGHFWGRPSATGPMPYNASASSGSNQGPLNPALVDAVKGRIDALRAADPGNAAAVPVDLVTASASGLDPHISPAAARYQAARVARVRGLAPEKVQGLIEQQTEQPLMGFLGESQINVLRLNLALEALR; encoded by the coding sequence ATGAAAAACATTCTTCGCCCCGCACTGGTCCTGTTCTTTATCCTCACGCTGCTGACCGGCGTGGCCTATCCGCTGGCCGTGACTGGCGCGGCGCAACTGCTGTTTCCGGACCAGGCCGCTGGCAGCCTGGTCCTGCGCGACGGCAAGCCGGTCGGCTCCAGCCTGATCGGCCAGAACTTCGCCGACCCCGGCCATTTCTGGGGCCGGCCTTCGGCCACCGGCCCGATGCCTTACAACGCCTCGGCCTCCAGCGGCTCCAACCAGGGGCCGCTGAACCCGGCGCTGGTCGATGCCGTCAAGGGCCGCATCGACGCCTTGCGCGCCGCCGATCCGGGCAATGCCGCCGCCGTTCCGGTCGATCTGGTCACGGCATCGGCCAGCGGACTGGACCCGCACATCAGCCCGGCCGCCGCCAGATACCAGGCCGCGCGCGTGGCCAGGGTGCGCGGGCTGGCGCCCGAAAAGGTTCAGGGCCTGATCGAACAGCAGACCGAACAACCCCTGATGGGTTTTTTAGGCGAGTCGCAAATCAATGTGCTCAGGCTCAATCTTGCGCTGGAGGCTCTTCGTTAA
- a CDS encoding DUF4118 domain-containing protein: protein MAYNPDSRPDPDQLLDQLRAHEARASRGRLRIYFGASAGVGKTYAMLSAAQRERKDGRDIVVGVIETHGRSETAELLAGLEQLPLREVAYRGRTLREFDLDAALARKPEVALVDELAHSNVEGSRHPKRWQDVQELLDAGIDVWSAINVQHLESLNGTVGAITGIRVNETVPDTVLDAADEIILVDVTPDELTARLKAGKVYLPQQAERAAQNFFRKGNLIALREIALRRTAEHVEDDVRSYRVEKSIAPVWNTEGALLACIGPHEGAEQTVRTAARLAGQLNVRWHAAYVETPRLQRLKEAERDRILAVIKLAGELGAATAVLAASDAAAELVAQAQALNCATLVVGRPALPGWRTLWSGRSMTRRLARLAPTLDIMEVADARSSRRLAPAVPRSDEDAASAWNGSLPRYAWAVASSVAITLLATPLLNVFDLANIVMLFLLGTVLVALKFGRGPAALAAFLNVAAFDYFFVAPRLSLAVSDVQYLVTFAVMLVVGLLTGQLTAGLRFQARISSSRERRAQSLFELTRDLSAALMHSQVAELGEAAVQRDFGGQALVLTTDARDQLVPPGHAPPGFDASVADWAFRHAQAAGLATSTLSAQTWHYVPLKATMRVRGVLALQPARPRWLLIPEQLQQLDTLARQIAIALERVHYVDIAQQAVVEMESERLRNTLLAALSHDVRTPLTALIGLAESLQRSQPPLAPQQAGMAQAMTQQARQLNALVSNLLDMARLQNGAVSLHREWQSVEEVAGSAIRAAQPALNGRTVRTDIAPDLPLVEFDAVLMERVLVNLLENAAKYGAPPFEIQARAAPDSLVLSVRDHGPGLPPALRGREAELFEKFTRGQSESATPGVGLGLAICKAIVDAHRGKIVAGNAQGGGAQFTITLPRSSPPEPAPE, encoded by the coding sequence ATGGCTTATAACCCCGACTCCCGGCCCGATCCCGACCAGCTTCTCGACCAACTCCGGGCGCACGAGGCACGCGCAAGCCGGGGCAGGCTGCGCATCTATTTCGGCGCCAGCGCGGGCGTCGGCAAGACCTACGCCATGCTCAGCGCCGCCCAGCGCGAGCGCAAGGACGGCCGCGACATCGTGGTCGGGGTGATCGAAACCCACGGCCGCAGCGAAACCGCCGAACTGCTGGCCGGGCTGGAGCAGTTGCCGCTGCGCGAGGTCGCCTACCGGGGCCGAACGCTCAGGGAGTTTGACCTGGACGCGGCGCTGGCGCGCAAGCCGGAGGTAGCGCTGGTCGATGAGCTGGCGCACAGCAACGTGGAAGGCTCGCGCCACCCCAAGCGCTGGCAGGACGTGCAGGAGCTGCTGGACGCCGGCATCGACGTCTGGTCGGCCATCAACGTGCAGCACCTGGAAAGCCTCAACGGCACGGTGGGCGCCATCACCGGCATCCGTGTCAACGAAACCGTTCCCGACACCGTGCTCGACGCGGCCGACGAGATCATCCTGGTCGATGTCACGCCCGACGAGCTGACGGCGCGCCTGAAGGCCGGCAAGGTCTATCTGCCGCAGCAGGCCGAGCGCGCAGCGCAAAACTTTTTCCGCAAGGGCAACCTGATCGCGCTGCGCGAGATTGCCCTGCGCCGCACCGCCGAGCATGTCGAGGACGATGTGCGCAGCTACCGGGTCGAAAAATCCATCGCCCCGGTCTGGAACACCGAAGGCGCGCTGCTGGCCTGCATCGGCCCGCATGAAGGCGCCGAGCAGACGGTGCGCACGGCGGCGCGGCTGGCCGGCCAGCTCAACGTGCGCTGGCATGCTGCGTATGTCGAAACCCCGCGCCTGCAGCGGCTCAAGGAGGCCGAGCGCGACCGGATTCTGGCCGTCATCAAGCTGGCCGGCGAACTGGGCGCCGCCACCGCCGTGCTGGCCGCCAGCGATGCGGCCGCCGAACTGGTGGCGCAGGCGCAGGCGCTCAACTGCGCCACGCTGGTCGTCGGGCGGCCCGCGCTGCCGGGCTGGCGAACGCTGTGGAGCGGCCGCAGCATGACGCGCCGGCTGGCCCGGCTGGCGCCCACGCTGGACATCATGGAAGTGGCTGATGCCCGCAGCAGCCGGCGCCTGGCCCCGGCCGTGCCGCGCAGCGACGAAGACGCGGCCAGCGCCTGGAACGGCAGCCTGCCGCGCTATGCCTGGGCGGTGGCCAGCAGCGTGGCCATCACGCTGCTGGCCACGCCGCTGCTCAATGTCTTCGACCTGGCCAACATCGTCATGCTGTTTTTGCTCGGCACGGTGCTGGTGGCGCTGAAGTTCGGGCGCGGCCCGGCGGCGCTGGCGGCGTTTCTCAATGTCGCCGCGTTCGACTATTTTTTCGTCGCGCCGCGCCTGTCGCTGGCGGTCAGCGACGTGCAGTATCTGGTGACGTTCGCCGTCATGCTGGTGGTCGGGTTGCTGACCGGCCAGCTGACGGCGGGCCTGCGTTTCCAGGCGCGCATCTCAAGCAGCCGCGAGCGCCGCGCGCAGTCGCTGTTCGAGCTGACGCGCGATTTGTCGGCGGCCCTGATGCACTCGCAGGTGGCCGAGTTGGGCGAGGCCGCCGTGCAGCGCGACTTCGGCGGGCAGGCGCTGGTGCTGACCACCGATGCCCGGGACCAGCTGGTGCCGCCCGGCCACGCGCCGCCGGGCTTTGACGCCAGCGTGGCCGACTGGGCGTTTCGCCATGCGCAGGCCGCCGGCCTGGCCACATCGACGCTGTCCGCCCAGACCTGGCATTACGTGCCGCTGAAGGCGACCATGCGGGTGCGCGGGGTGCTGGCGCTGCAGCCCGCCAGGCCGCGCTGGCTGTTGATTCCCGAGCAGCTGCAGCAGCTCGACACGCTGGCGCGGCAAATCGCCATCGCGCTGGAGCGCGTGCATTACGTCGATATCGCCCAGCAGGCGGTGGTCGAAATGGAGTCGGAGCGGCTGCGCAACACCCTGCTGGCGGCCCTTTCGCACGATGTGCGCACGCCGCTGACGGCGCTGATCGGGCTGGCCGAGTCGCTGCAGCGCTCGCAGCCGCCGCTGGCGCCGCAGCAGGCCGGCATGGCGCAGGCGATGACGCAGCAGGCGCGCCAGCTCAATGCGCTGGTGAGCAACCTGCTCGACATGGCGCGCTTGCAGAACGGCGCGGTCAGCCTGCACCGCGAATGGCAGTCGGTCGAGGAGGTGGCCGGTTCGGCGATTCGCGCCGCCCAGCCGGCCCTGAACGGCCGGACAGTGCGGACCGACATCGCGCCGGACTTGCCACTGGTCGAATTTGACGCGGTGCTGATGGAGCGCGTGCTGGTCAACCTGCTGGAAAACGCCGCCAAGTACGGCGCGCCGCCGTTTGAAATCCAGGCCCGGGCGGCGCCCGACAGCCTGGTCTTGAGCGTGCGCGACCATGGACCGGGGCTGCCGCCCGCGCTGCGCGGCCGCGAGGCCGAACTGTTCGAGAAATTCACCCGGGGCCAGAGCGAGTCCGCCACGCCGGGCGTCGGGCTGGGGCTGGCGATTTGCAAGGCCATCGTCGATGCGCATCGCGGAAAGATCGTGGCCGGCAATGCCCAAGGCGGCGGCGCGCAGTTCACCATCACGCTGCCGCGCAGTTCGCCGCCCGAGCCGGCGCCCGAATAA
- the kdpE gene encoding two-component system response regulator KdpE, which translates to MVTPVVVIIEDEPQIRRFVRSALEAEGWQVFEAGTARQGLTEAGTRKPDLLVLDLGLPDGDGLDLIRDVRGWSGVPIIVLSARSDEADKIAALDAGADDYLTKPFGVGELLARVRANLRRPRAAAADGTVAEEADPVFRFGQVEVDRQARLVRRAGAEVHLTPIEYRLLSVLIANAGRVLTHRQLLREVWGPSHAGQSHYLRIYMGHLRQKLELDPAQPQHLLTETAVGYRLVT; encoded by the coding sequence ATGGTTACTCCCGTTGTTGTCATCATTGAAGACGAGCCGCAGATTCGCCGCTTTGTCCGTAGCGCGCTGGAGGCCGAGGGCTGGCAGGTGTTCGAGGCCGGCACGGCCAGACAAGGATTGACCGAAGCCGGCACCCGCAAGCCCGACCTGCTGGTGCTCGACCTGGGCTTGCCAGACGGCGACGGGCTGGACCTGATCCGCGACGTGCGCGGCTGGTCGGGCGTTCCCATCATCGTGCTGTCGGCGCGCAGCGACGAGGCCGACAAGATTGCCGCGCTGGACGCCGGCGCCGACGACTACCTGACCAAGCCGTTTGGCGTCGGCGAACTGCTGGCCCGCGTGCGCGCCAACCTGCGCCGGCCGCGCGCCGCCGCCGCCGATGGGACCGTGGCGGAGGAGGCCGACCCGGTGTTCCGCTTCGGCCAGGTCGAGGTGGACCGGCAGGCGCGGCTGGTGCGCCGCGCTGGCGCGGAGGTTCACCTGACGCCCATCGAATACCGGCTGCTGAGCGTGCTGATCGCCAACGCCGGCCGGGTGCTGACGCACCGCCAGCTGCTGCGCGAAGTGTGGGGTCCGTCGCATGCCGGGCAAAGCCACTACCTGCGCATCTACATGGGCCACCTGCGGCAAAAGCTGGAGCTTGACCCGGCCCAGCCGCAGCACCTGCTGACGGAAACCGCCGTGGGCTACCGGCTGGTCACCTGA
- a CDS encoding TonB-dependent receptor, giving the protein MPHSVVHHGRQRWPRTALALALAAAFNLHAQAQQEPALSTVEVIGSTPLPGIGQPRNEIAAPVQSATRRDIEASGALELGEFMNRRLGSVHVNEMQGNPFQLDVSYRGYTASPLLGTPQGLSVYMDGVRMNQPFGDVVSWDLIPRGAIASMTLMPGSNPLFGLNTLGGALSVQTKDGKSNPGTSLQTTLGSNARRAVEFEHGGFNDKGLNWYVDANVFRERGWRDDSPSDVRQLFGKLGWQSGGTDLKLTLAHADNQLNGNGLQEQGLLAASRSSVYTKPDITQNRSTLLNLAVSHSVNDSLLFSGNAYYRDIKTSTYNGDINEDSLDQSVYQPSAAERAALATAGYSGFPASGANAANTPFPKWRCIGQALLNDEPAEKCNGLINRTQTAQQNYGLSGQLTWLGDLAGKRNQFVLGAGYDASRVSFAQSSQLGYLNPDRSITGVNAFGDGVSGGDVDGEPYDTRVDLTGRIKTWSVFASDTLSLQDNLHLTLSGRYNTTSVKNRDQIHADGDSASLSGDHRFSRLNPAIGLTYTPAKNLNAYAGYSESSRAPTAIELGCANPDQPCKLPNAMAGDPPLRQVVTRTVEAGLRGTAAGSVQWNAGVFRATNHDDILFVADNQAGFGYFKNFGKTRRQGLELGLSGQVGKLNLGAQYTLLDATYQSAETVNGSSNSSNDTASAGSPGLNGAISIRPGDRIPLIPRQMLKLFADYEVSPAFTLNASMVAMSGALARGNENNGHRPDGTYYLGSGRSAGYAVFNLGAGYRMTPRLQFTAQLDNVFDTQYSTAALLSPTGFDASGNFAARPLGGSAADGFPVRQSTFYAPGAPRRIWFGLRYVFG; this is encoded by the coding sequence ATGCCCCATTCAGTTGTTCACCACGGGCGGCAACGCTGGCCCCGCACGGCCCTCGCGCTGGCGCTCGCGGCCGCATTCAACCTCCATGCCCAGGCGCAGCAGGAACCGGCGCTGTCCACCGTCGAGGTCATCGGCTCCACGCCGCTGCCGGGCATCGGCCAGCCACGCAACGAAATCGCCGCGCCGGTGCAAAGCGCCACCCGCCGCGACATAGAGGCCAGCGGCGCGCTGGAGCTGGGCGAGTTCATGAACCGCCGGCTGGGCAGCGTGCATGTCAACGAGATGCAGGGCAACCCCTTCCAGCTCGATGTCAGCTACCGCGGCTACACGGCCTCGCCGCTGCTGGGCACGCCGCAGGGCCTGTCGGTGTACATGGACGGCGTTCGCATGAACCAGCCCTTTGGCGACGTGGTGAGCTGGGACCTGATTCCGCGCGGCGCGATTGCGTCGATGACGCTGATGCCGGGCTCGAACCCGCTGTTTGGCCTCAATACGCTGGGCGGCGCGCTGTCGGTGCAGACCAAGGACGGCAAAAGCAATCCGGGCACCTCGCTGCAGACCACGCTGGGCAGCAACGCACGCCGCGCCGTCGAGTTCGAGCATGGCGGCTTCAACGACAAGGGGCTGAACTGGTATGTGGACGCCAATGTGTTCAGGGAACGCGGCTGGCGCGACGACTCGCCGTCCGACGTGCGCCAGCTGTTCGGCAAGCTCGGCTGGCAGAGCGGCGGCACCGACCTCAAGCTGACGCTGGCCCACGCCGACAACCAGCTGAACGGCAACGGCCTGCAGGAGCAGGGTTTGCTGGCGGCCAGCCGCAGCAGCGTGTACACCAAGCCCGACATCACGCAGAACCGCTCCACGCTGCTCAATCTGGCGGTCAGCCATTCAGTCAATGACAGCCTGCTGTTCTCCGGCAATGCCTACTACCGCGACATCAAGACCTCGACCTACAACGGCGACATCAACGAGGACTCGCTGGACCAGTCGGTGTACCAGCCGAGCGCGGCAGAACGCGCGGCGCTGGCGACGGCCGGCTACAGCGGCTTTCCGGCCAGCGGCGCGAATGCCGCGAACACGCCGTTTCCCAAGTGGCGCTGCATTGGGCAGGCGCTGCTCAACGACGAGCCTGCCGAGAAATGCAACGGCCTGATCAACCGCACGCAGACGGCGCAGCAGAACTACGGCCTGTCCGGCCAGCTGACCTGGCTGGGCGACCTGGCCGGCAAGCGCAACCAGTTCGTGCTAGGTGCGGGCTACGACGCCAGCCGGGTGAGCTTTGCGCAGTCCTCGCAGCTGGGCTACCTGAACCCGGACCGCAGCATCACCGGCGTCAATGCCTTTGGCGACGGCGTCAGCGGCGGCGACGTGGACGGCGAGCCGTATGACACGCGGGTTGACCTGACCGGCCGCATCAAGACCTGGAGCGTGTTCGCCAGCGACACGCTGTCGCTGCAGGACAATCTGCACCTGACGCTCTCGGGCCGCTACAACACCACCTCGGTCAAGAACCGCGACCAGATCCATGCCGACGGCGACAGCGCCTCGCTCAGCGGCGACCACCGCTTTTCACGCCTGAACCCGGCCATCGGCCTGACCTACACCCCGGCAAAAAACCTCAATGCCTACGCCGGCTACAGCGAAAGCAGCCGCGCGCCGACGGCCATCGAACTCGGCTGCGCTAACCCGGACCAGCCCTGCAAGCTGCCCAACGCCATGGCGGGCGACCCGCCGCTCAGGCAGGTCGTCACGCGCACCGTGGAAGCCGGCCTGCGCGGCACGGCGGCGGGCAGCGTGCAATGGAACGCCGGCGTGTTTCGTGCCACAAACCATGACGACATCCTGTTCGTGGCCGACAACCAGGCCGGTTTTGGCTACTTCAAGAATTTCGGCAAGACGCGCCGCCAGGGGCTGGAGCTGGGCCTGAGCGGCCAGGTCGGCAAGCTCAACCTGGGCGCGCAATACACGCTGCTCGATGCCACTTACCAGAGCGCCGAAACCGTCAACGGCAGCAGCAACAGCAGCAATGACACGGCCAGCGCCGGCTCGCCGGGGCTGAACGGCGCCATCAGCATCCGGCCCGGCGACCGCATCCCCTTGATTCCGCGCCAGATGCTCAAGCTGTTCGCCGACTACGAGGTGTCGCCCGCCTTCACGCTCAACGCCAGCATGGTGGCCATGTCGGGCGCGCTGGCGCGCGGCAACGAGAACAACGGCCACCGGCCCGACGGCACCTATTACCTGGGTTCCGGCCGCAGCGCCGGCTACGCGGTGTTCAACCTGGGCGCCGGCTACCGCATGACGCCCAGGCTGCAGTTCACGGCGCAGCTCGACAACGTCTTTGACACGCAGTACAGCACCGCCGCCCTGCTGAGTCCGACGGGGTTTGATGCCAGCGGGAACTTTGCCGCCCGCCCCTTGGGAGGATCAGCGGCCGACGGCTTCCCGGTGCGCCAGTCCACCTTCTACGCGCCAGGCGCACCCCGGCGGATCTGGTTCGGACTGCGCTATGTGTTTGGCTGA
- a CDS encoding sensor histidine kinase, giving the protein MGYLGMLLLGLMVMAVLVSLRSLRSDVTTEVAASEQLVRVLLDTGRIERDLPPAEAAARLQAILDSGPLRHLSVSSGTAPAAEHSASQAGWLAGVLGLAPASGAGQLIRVGEQLLRIAPNPASEIEERMGDTVHLCMTLLLFSGATLLVAWWSADRALTPVRELQAGLQRLARGEPAAGLPAFALREFSQVAAAIDALAAALSSSRAAQRQLARQLIQVQEDERRALARELHDEMGQTLTAIGVTAAYLERHAGQLAAGQIVECAQDLRRDVRTSREQLRGMLKRLRPHGLDGPGLASALRELLASWQQRACAISFRFEMPARLPPLGEDAGLVLYRVVQEALTNVVRHSGATRCRVKIEAHAGTLRLRIEDDGCGLAPGGPHRGGGLLGIEERLDMVGGRLALEPAQPTGLSLQVVIPLTETQANEEQE; this is encoded by the coding sequence GTGGGTTATCTCGGGATGCTGCTGCTGGGGCTGATGGTCATGGCCGTGCTGGTCAGCCTGCGCTCCCTGCGCAGCGATGTCACCACCGAGGTCGCCGCCTCGGAACAACTGGTCAGGGTGCTGCTCGATACCGGGCGTATCGAGCGCGACCTGCCGCCTGCCGAGGCCGCTGCGCGCCTGCAGGCGATCCTGGACAGCGGCCCGCTGCGCCATCTGAGCGTCAGCAGCGGCACGGCGCCTGCCGCTGAACACAGCGCTTCGCAGGCCGGCTGGCTGGCCGGCGTGCTCGGCCTCGCGCCGGCCAGCGGCGCCGGCCAGCTGATCCGCGTCGGCGAGCAGTTACTGCGCATCGCGCCCAACCCGGCCTCGGAAATCGAGGAGCGCATGGGCGACACTGTTCATCTTTGTATGACGCTGCTGCTCTTTTCTGGAGCAACCCTGCTGGTCGCCTGGTGGTCGGCTGATCGCGCGCTGACGCCGGTGCGCGAACTGCAGGCCGGGCTGCAACGCCTGGCGCGCGGCGAACCGGCGGCGGGCCTGCCGGCTTTTGCGCTGCGCGAATTCAGCCAGGTCGCCGCTGCCATCGACGCGCTGGCCGCCGCGCTGTCGAGTTCGCGCGCAGCGCAGCGGCAACTGGCGCGCCAGCTGATCCAGGTGCAGGAAGATGAACGCCGCGCGCTGGCCAGGGAACTGCATGACGAGATGGGCCAGACACTGACGGCCATCGGCGTCACCGCCGCCTATCTGGAGCGCCATGCCGGGCAACTGGCGGCCGGGCAGATCGTCGAATGCGCGCAGGATCTGCGCCGCGATGTCCGCACCAGCCGCGAGCAGCTGCGCGGCATGCTCAAGCGGCTGCGGCCGCACGGCCTGGACGGGCCGGGACTGGCCAGCGCCCTGCGAGAACTGCTTGCCAGCTGGCAGCAGCGCGCCTGCGCCATCAGCTTTCGGTTCGAGATGCCGGCCAGGCTGCCGCCGCTGGGCGAGGACGCCGGGCTGGTGCTCTACCGCGTGGTGCAGGAGGCATTGACCAATGTGGTCCGGCACAGCGGCGCCACCCGCTGCCGGGTGAAGATCGAGGCGCACGCCGGGACGCTGAGGCTGCGCATCGAGGATGACGGCTGCGGCCTGGCGCCCGGTGGCCCGCATCGCGGCGGCGGCCTGCTGGGGATAGAGGAACGGCTGGACATGGTGGGCGGGCGCCTGGCGCTGGAGCCGGCGCAGCCGACGGGCCTGTCGCTTCAAGTCGTCATTCCACTGACCGAAACACAAGCGAATGAGGAGCAGGAATGA
- a CDS encoding response regulator transcription factor, with product MIQIILVDDHAVVRTGYRRLLDAEPGLRVVGEAARADEANALVLRTAPDVALVDLSLRGSSGIEAIRGMLARRPALKVLVLSMHEDAGHITQALRSGAHGYLTKHCEPEEVIDGIRRIALGKRVFSPEVAQILAEEAQGGEGAFAHLTPREFEVLRLRVQGGSASDIASSMQLSPKTILNYLTLIRQKLDVENDFKLLQLAARHGLMTLHPTEA from the coding sequence ATGATTCAGATTATTCTGGTCGATGACCACGCCGTCGTGAGGACCGGCTACCGCCGGCTGCTCGATGCCGAGCCGGGCCTGCGGGTCGTGGGCGAAGCCGCCAGGGCCGATGAAGCCAACGCGCTGGTGCTGCGCACCGCCCCCGATGTGGCGCTGGTGGACCTGAGCCTGCGCGGCAGCAGCGGCATCGAGGCGATACGCGGCATGCTGGCCCGCCGCCCCGCGCTGAAAGTGCTGGTGCTGTCCATGCACGAGGACGCCGGCCACATCACCCAGGCGCTGCGCAGCGGCGCGCATGGCTACCTGACCAAGCATTGCGAGCCCGAGGAGGTGATCGACGGCATCCGCCGCATTGCCCTTGGCAAGCGCGTGTTCTCGCCGGAAGTCGCGCAGATCCTTGCCGAAGAGGCGCAGGGCGGCGAGGGCGCATTCGCCCATCTCACCCCACGGGAGTTCGAGGTGCTGCGCCTGCGTGTGCAGGGCGGATCGGCCAGCGACATTGCCAGCTCGATGCAGCTCAGCCCGAAAACCATCCTCAACTACCTCACGCTGATCCGGCAAAAGCTCGATGTCGAGAATGATTTCAAACTGCTCCAGCTCGCTGCGCGCCACGGTCTCATGACCCTGCATCCCACTGAGGCCTGA